Proteins from one Mucilaginibacter jinjuensis genomic window:
- a CDS encoding FecR family protein: protein MDSRIQELFERYQLGTATEAERKLVEDWFARFNQEPQHQLNPQQEAELFSSVDRNINFLLATQSRKRLIDNRWFQAAAILLVSLTAGLVFFLLPKRNNQEAVTYAYFKTPNGARRSFALPDGSTIVLNSGSTIKIPSNFGRQSREIILTGEAFFEIKHDAEKPFTIHSGKLLITDLGTAFNVKAYPEDGKVQVAVESGEVKVEKNNPNGKPLLFAGSLTGNHQFTYDKLSDHYTVNDIQPGDMLGWRQNRLRFDNATFNEIAHTLERWYNVKINLKGTNDHCRLYTVAFDNEPIDKVLNVLGNLSGADYQIHNKTVTLNLPKCKRQ, encoded by the coding sequence GTGGATAGCAGGATACAAGAATTATTTGAGCGTTACCAATTGGGTACCGCAACCGAAGCCGAACGTAAACTGGTTGAAGATTGGTTTGCCCGTTTCAATCAGGAACCTCAGCATCAGTTAAACCCTCAACAGGAGGCTGAGCTATTTAGCTCAGTCGACCGTAATATTAACTTTTTACTGGCTACCCAAAGTCGTAAACGTTTAATCGATAATCGTTGGTTTCAGGCGGCAGCCATACTATTGGTTAGCCTTACCGCAGGCTTGGTCTTTTTCTTGCTTCCTAAACGTAACAATCAGGAAGCCGTTACCTACGCCTATTTTAAAACACCTAATGGTGCCAGAAGATCATTTGCCCTTCCAGATGGAAGTACCATTGTTTTAAACTCTGGCTCCACAATTAAAATTCCTTCAAACTTCGGGCGGCAATCAAGAGAGATTATTTTAACCGGTGAAGCTTTTTTTGAAATAAAGCATGATGCCGAAAAGCCTTTCACTATACACTCGGGCAAATTGCTGATCACAGATTTAGGCACAGCCTTCAATGTTAAAGCTTATCCCGAGGATGGCAAAGTACAGGTGGCTGTAGAAAGCGGCGAGGTTAAGGTAGAAAAGAATAACCCGAATGGCAAACCGCTTTTGTTTGCCGGATCTTTAACAGGTAACCATCAGTTTACTTACGATAAGCTGAGCGATCACTACACCGTAAACGATATCCAACCCGGTGATATGTTGGGCTGGAGGCAAAACAGGCTTCGTTTCGATAATGCCACATTTAATGAAATAGCCCACACTTTAGAGCGCTGGTATAATGTGAAGATCAATCTAAAAGGTACTAATGATCATTGCCGCTTATATACCGTAGCCTTTGATAATGAGCCCATTGATAAAGTGCTGAATGTGTTGGGTAATCTTTCAGGAGCCGACTATCAAATTCACAATAAAACTGTAACGCTTAACCTCCCAAAATGCAAACGACAATGA